The DNA sequence tttaatgagcTTTGAGCCAAAAAAATTTAACTCCACTAAATTAGCATTCGATATTGTAATATTATAACCATATGACACTTCGAAATTTTATACAGAATATcacatcttaattttttttgatatctgagcttattataaatataaaatatattctttcaCAAGCATACATTTTTATGAATATCCAAAATTTTGGTTGCAGATTAGACTAGTTACTTGTGCACAAACAATGTGCTGAATCGCTGAGTTATAAACTCAAAACGGAATCACTCAGCAGTAACTTATCCATTATGCTCTCCTAAAGTTCAATGACAAATAAGCTGAATGACTGATGCGGTGAGCAGATTATTCATTAAGCATTAATCAGAAGTAAACAAATGGGCTCTTAGCCAATCTCctgtggatggctaaatttgtcgaacctctacaggtctgtaagaaatctgtaggaagattgcacaacatttattaccatattgaactgatatattcaattttgacaatctaaaatattaataacatgctatttttaaattataaccaaccaatatagccaatactattgaagagaaatgtcttacaggttcaacaaattttacataacgtcttacaggtctaatttagccaacgattatagccaacaccaacaccgttggagatgctcttacaacataatgtcttacaggtccaatttagccaaccacttttagccaacaccgttggagatgctcttacaataATTGGTCGAACCGTAAATTGAATCACATAAATCACGAATTAACGTGAACACAAATAGGTTGCGattatattccctccgtcccagcagtTTGTTTACGTTACATTTTGACacgtatttattattattattagtactccctccgtccctttttacttgtcccttttggaagcatcttaagaaaatgttagttggatatcttgttttcatacatctccctaataaatgtaatgaattagatagagttgtgtatatatatgctagtcaaacattggaaattgttactttttgaaaaaacatacaaaaaaagttgctttgaaaagagaagtggacaagtaatttgggacaaattttttttcaaagtggacatgtaaaaggggacggagggagtattatttttgtcacagacacatatttattatttgatttgaCTTTAATCTCGTaaccgacccgtgcacaccTTTAACGTGAAAAATCGTgcgaagaaaatgaaaaagtgATTAAAAAATTGTCGGACACTTTGCACTCAAAAGTAAATAAATGCTTGTCAATGGTGATTGGTGAATGGTATTGGTACCGTAAACAGAAGCGGATCATCAATATCTGATGGGCACCACAGCTAGGGTGGTTGGATCAGTTATCTCGAATTTCGACATTCCTATTTTGTCATCCTCCCTCTTCTCAACCGCCACTCACTCTTTTTCCACTATTTCCCTTCCCAAAACACCACCACTACCTAGTACTTCTAACAAACTCAAACACACTTCTTGTTCCTCAAAAACATCTTCGTCAATGGCTTCTCCTCTTCAAGTCAACGCTGTCACTGGTCACTTTCTATCCTCTGTGTATCTCCatttatgttgaaaataatgtatcgaatatgatcctggtaagcccttTTCGCGGTAATCGGTAAATGTTGACTATCTGTGTTGCCCAGGTTATGAAGAAACCTCGTCTTCCGGAGTGATTGGGGCGAATGATTTGCTCATTGTGGGACCTGGGATTCTTGGACGTTTGGTTGCTAATCAGTGGCGCAAGGTTTATTCATTTTCTTGTCAATTATCTTGATTTTTCGAAAAGTTTTCGCTTACAGATTTGGGAGTAATCTCGTAAATTTACAGCTCGAGGATTAGGTGTTTATGTGCAATGTTGAAGAACAATGccgaaaattttaatttatagtgAAAACTGATTTTTGTTTAAGTGTTTATAATTTCTTGAGGGGATTGAAAGTTCTGTTTAGGTTTGTGAATTGTGGTGACAGAGAGATGACTGTAAGGGGATTTTTTTGGCAGGAACATGAGAAATGTGAAATCACGGGGCAAACGGTTACGGCTGATCATCACGAAGAGTTGCTGAATTTGGGGATTGTTCCATGTTTAAAGGGAACGAAACTGCCTCGGAAGTACCCCTTTGTGATATTCTGTGCTCCGCCATATCAAACGTCTGACTACCCCGGTGATGTCAGGTTTGGTTGGGGATGAATGTTGCTCTACTGCATTGTTATCTTACAAGTTCCATAATATTACCTGAGAATCCATGAATACGTTCTTCCTTAAACGGTTAAAAAAAGACAATGGACCTTGTGGTGTATTGATCTTACATACCAATCAAGAATGGACCTCGTCAAAACGTGTTGAACTTACATGATACCAATATAGAtacccccccccaccccccccaatttccaatttcaatacTTATACTTAAGAACATAGAATATTGGTTTCATTAGGTTTGCCTAAGCTACCAGCCTTAATtaacaattgtttggaaaattATACTAATATAATGAGTTTTACTTTTATCTCTTCATTGTAGTAGATAAATGCTATATAAGTTTACATGTCAATGTGGAAAAATATGCAGGGAAGCAGCCTCTTACTGGAATGGTGAAGGTTCCTTTCTGTTTACCTCAAGCTCTGCACCATATGACCGCTATGACAATGGATATTGTAATGAGGTGATACATTGAATATCCAACAATGCTCTTCTAAATGCAGTGGGacaatattttgttaaaatggACTTAAAAATTTAGTTGGTGATTTTCATCTTAAATTCAAAACACATTTAGGCTTCTATTTAGTTCCATGCTCTAAATTTCTCTATCAACAAGAAAGacaaaaacaatttcactaagAGCAGGCCTAAGGGCCATTTTTAGGATGAGTCCTCGCTAAGGAAATAAGTTATATTTACAGGCTTatctcttttaaaatattttttattgatggCTTATAAGTATAATTGTTTATGCAATATTGTCTGATTTAGGGTCtttttgggagtgctgttaaaaattgttgtgcggtcagaaaaagtgctggtaaaaaaagtgctgttgtagaaatcagattaCCGTTTGgtaatctttttaatatttacttattttgagttgtaatataaaaaaaaaataattttttggtgaggtttgatagtgaaatttgtaacaacttcctgcaaaagctgaaaacagctttttccaaaagcatgagaggacctgctttttctaaaagcagcttttcagctaaaagctgctgttcagaaaagttgttttttagatttaccaaacagtttttcacctgacTTTCCGCAAAAAACTGCTGTTGCTggctgcaacagcaaccccaaacagcaCCTTAGATAAGATCTtctaataacattttttttgtcTTAAAAGTACCCTCAGTCAAtacaaaatacaaaaacttAAACTACTACCCTAATTGTAAATTGTAAGCCACCTcttgttttaattttgattgAGAGAGCTAACTACTAGTATTGTATGATAACAAATTACATAATAATCATTTCTATAAACATATTAATCGTATTCCCAGAAACCAGGATGTGGGTCTCTATGAAAggtttctattttttaatagtaagaaaactagatgcttAACTATAGCGTTAGAGCCAtgccaaaaatatatatagatatttcTGTTATTTTATAGCTGATAAGCAGCCGAATATGATTTCACTCGTGTAAAGACAGTTTATCCTAAAACAAACAAATCTGTGTGCTGTTGATATAACATATATTCAGTATCTTGATTTACTTTTTATTGCATAACGCAACAGGATAGTCCAGTAGTGCCAATTGGCAGGAGCCCTCGGACAGATGTCCTTCTAAAAGCAGAGAAAGAAGTGATAGCAGCAGGTGGTTGTGTGCTTAGATTGGCTGGACTCTACATATCCTTTATTCACCTCAATAGTGCTTATATTCTCACAATTTCTTTGCCATTGTATAAAATAGCTGTGAATCTCTGCTCTTTCACAGAAAATTGAGTAGTAATATAATACTAAAATTTGTAAGAACTGGGTTAAACAATGAATGGCACATATAATATGGTGTCTGTTAACCTTAACTGATTATACTAGATTTTAATATTAACACATACTTTCCAAGTTGTCAGGTAATGCCATAGATAACTGGTAGAAAGTTACTAGTTATTTTCCATCATCTTACTCGGGCCAtgcattatatattatatgattttatcAGTTCCAGATATTTCATTTgctaattatattttgaaaagctTTGATTCTCGATAAGAGTGGGAAGTTTCTCCACTCCATCCTTGTATTCTGGTTATTTTATGAAGATCTTTAACTATTAATACAAAGAAGACAGAGGAGCACATGTATATTGGTTGGAGAAAGGGACTGTTGATGCTCGGCCAGACCACGTTCTCAATTTTATACACTATGAGGTGAACAGATCATTGTGGATGATGTTTACTTCATAGTATGTTGTTGATCATTGCATAAATTCCggtcaatatatattatatgctcTATGCGACTGTTTGTcctagtttatatatattatatgctcTATGTGACTGTTTGTCCTAGTTTAGGACATCCCAAACTAGTATTCACTTGATTTAACTAACAAGGTAGCGAATCACATGACATTTATAAagtttgattatttttgttaacAAGTAAAATTTTACTCTACTCCTAGGAAAAGGGATTTCAATATTCTGAACATGGCTGTTTTTGCATCCAGTTATGACTGATCTTAAAAAATTCTGTTTCACATATCATATCATCATCTAATTAGTAGTTTTGGTAGCTCAAGTAAAGTATATCAGTAGAATCTGATGTTTTGTCTTGTGTCTCTCCACTAGGATGCGGCTTCCCTTTCTATTGCAATCTTGAAGAAGAAATTGCGTAGTCAGATCTTTTTGGGATGTGATAACCATCCTCTATCAAGGTTTTTATTCTCCTATATAGGCGAAACTGGTGGACGCTTTTAGTTATTCTACTCTTATAATATTTATCCTTTATGATGATTTACAGGCAGGGAGTGATGGACATCATAGAGAAAAGTGGAAAGTTCAGCAAGAAATTTGGGGGATTCACAGGTaatgttatattaatgatttatttaatttttgttgtttagTTTATATCTGAGGAGATGATGGAGCATtctgtttaacaatatatatgCACCAAACATCAGCCTGGAGTTCTCAAGAAGCTTTGGAAGCAtctatgttgtgtttggttagagaatggaatgagtaaaaacaaaagaaaatatgagaggATGAagggaaattttgaaaaataatgagtCGGTGCAAAATTATTGTATTGAAATTTGAGAAGAAAGTAGAAATAGGAAAGAATGGTTCATTCCTTCCCAAACTGGGGGTGTGACATTTAGTTTATGGTGTAAGGAATGAATTTCTGAACAAGTGTCCATtatatagttcaaatttcatttcattccttccaaattcattcaccccaaccaaacaaaaCAATATTGCACATAATTCGTAATTGTCAGCACTCATGTTCTGCACCtgattgtttagttaattactGTTTTTTTTGCAGGGACTAATGATCCTTTGGGTAAGAAGTTAGACAACTCCAAAACCCGGAAAGAAATAGGATGGGAGCCAAAGTACCAAAGTTATGCTCACTTCCTTGGAGTTTATGAGTAAATGCTGCTTAAAATTTTGAAGCAGATGCACATATTGAAATGTACTGGTGAACGAAGATTTAAATGCaaataagttttttatttttgccaGACTACAACTTGAgaattacaatattttttcaTGCGACACGTTATCATGTTACACACACTGCTAATATACTTGGCTGCTTAAAACATTCTCAATGTCATTTATTCTCAAGACTGCAGTGATTTGCTTTGGAGGCCTGTAGGCAAGTAATGTTGATACAAATACACTTGTGGTCACAACAAATTAGTCAAAATAGCTAGTGTCGATCAGGATGTCGTGCATCAATGTAATACAGTAAACTCATAAAAGAACTTCTTTCGTCCATGATACCAAATTACCAATCTGCAAGAGCATGGAGATGAGAAGTCATAGCCTTTAGGCAGGATGAGCAGGGTTTTAGTAACCATTCATACACTTTACGTGTTTTTGCATGCAGAAGGGCCTAAAGGCTGAATATATATCCTAATGTTGAACTATTGATTTTCTTGCTAATTACTATCTTGAACTATTGTTTACAATCAGGGTAGCGTCAGCACAATGGGAACTGGAACCTCTCTGGTTCCTAAGACAGAGCTTAAATGGTCCTGCTCCTGGAAGCAAATCGACCTCTACAATAGTACGTCCAGATTGTACAAATTCGATGGTGAAGATGATCCTCCTCCAGAATTGGTCACATAATCTTAATTAAACTATTTCTATAAGTCTTCCCATAAAACCAATTGCCGAGATGTGTTAGGATGAAAAACCAACACTTGTTTTCATAGATTGGCTTGCCACTACAGTAAGAAGGAAACTAACAAACTCTATGTTGTATCTTTTCCAAGACTTTTCTTTCATTGTTGGTTAGGTCCCTGTTTTCCTTTCCTATCACTTTCATGTAAAGTTTGAATCGGTTCTTATTCCATGTTCCCATGAAAGACCAAGTAATTGCACTACTCTGTGGGCCTTTAGAATGAAAAGGTAGTGAAACTTCTGGATTGTCAAGTCAACTCAAGTCCACTGAGAACTCCAGAACTCCTAAACTCTATATCCAACTCCTATATAAATTCCGCGTCTCTTGTCAAGAACAATAAAACCAAACAAGTTCTTAAGAAATATAGTTGTTGTCAGAGATGGGGTGTTGCTGCGGTGGAGAAGATGAAGGCAATTTGGACCCCAAGATAATCATGTTATTGATTGTTCTCGCGCTTAGTGTCATGGCTGTGTGCATGCCGCAACCAAGGCACCGTGTGTTGGTTTATCGGTATGCTTAGGCCAGGAGGTCTCCCACTATATATCTAATTCAAATACAAGGGTGCCAGTAAGTTGAGTTCATTTCGATTATGATATATGTGTCTCTACTAGCAGGTTGCTGCAGGGCGATAGGCGTGATAATCTGAAACACTATATTTGTATgtattaagttttttgaaattacATTAGCAAACAGTATAAATCAAGCTTTATATAGTCACTCGGAAGGATTGGCTTTTGTGATCATGAACTTGTCATAACTCAACATCTTCACTCATTTGTATCATCTAACACAATTTAAAAGCTGCAAACAGTATTTGAGCAGTTTAATAAGGGATAGCAGAGACTAAAGGCAAAGAAAGTTGATCTTTTCACAAAAATCAGAGTATGAGACC is a window from the Daucus carota subsp. sativus chromosome 8, DH1 v3.0, whole genome shotgun sequence genome containing:
- the LOC108200058 gene encoding uncharacterized protein LOC108200058, with amino-acid sequence MGTTARVVGSVISNFDIPILSSSLFSTATHSFSTISLPKTPPLPSTSNKLKHTSCSSKTSSSMASPLQVNAVTGYEETSSSGVIGANDLLIVGPGILGRLVANQWRKEHEKCEITGQTVTADHHEELLNLGIVPCLKGTKLPRKYPFVIFCAPPYQTSDYPGDVREAASYWNGEGSFLFTSSSAPYDRYDNGYCNEDSPVVPIGRSPRTDVLLKAEKEVIAAGGCVLRLAGLYKEDRGAHVYWLEKGTVDARPDHVLNFIHYEDAASLSIAILKKKLRSQIFLGCDNHPLSRQGVMDIIEKSGKFSKKFGGFTGTNDPLGKKLDNSKTRKEIGWEPKYQSYAHFLGVYE